A single region of the candidate division KSB1 bacterium genome encodes:
- a CDS encoding Maf family protein, with protein MPILNPVTKRIVLASQSPRRIELLKKVIPTFEICATHFDEPMPEIFSPEQLVMSISMHKAAATAQQIDSGVVIGADSIVVLDGKILGKPQDRKESYQMLSSLSGRVHRVYTGFSIISVPEQRSISDYEVTEVKFRQLEPWEIEAYIESGQPFDKAGAYGIQDDAAIFVESITGDYYNVVGLPLTKLFLALRTILNGEGKN; from the coding sequence ATGCCGATTTTGAATCCTGTGACAAAGCGGATTGTTCTAGCCAGTCAATCACCGCGGCGGATCGAGCTGCTGAAAAAAGTCATTCCGACATTTGAGATTTGCGCTACCCATTTCGATGAGCCCATGCCTGAGATTTTCAGCCCAGAGCAGTTGGTGATGTCTATATCCATGCATAAAGCGGCTGCAACAGCGCAGCAGATCGATTCTGGGGTCGTGATTGGCGCGGATTCGATCGTAGTCCTTGATGGGAAAATATTGGGCAAGCCTCAGGACCGCAAAGAGAGCTATCAAATGCTAAGCTCATTGAGCGGTCGAGTGCATCGAGTGTACACGGGTTTTTCCATCATCAGTGTCCCAGAGCAGCGCAGCATAAGCGATTATGAAGTCACCGAAGTGAAATTTCGACAGTTGGAGCCATGGGAAATTGAGGCTTACATCGAATCGGGTCAACCCTTCGACAAGGCTGGCGCTTATGGGATTCAAGATGATGCGGCTATTTTCGTTGAGTCCATCACTGGTGACTACTACAACGTCGTTGGTTTGCCGCTTACCAAATTATTTCTTGCCTTGAGGACGATTTTAAACGGGGAAGGAAAAAATTGA
- a CDS encoding DUF4115 domain-containing protein → MREQDLIAFGNKLKKFREEQKLDLKSIAERTKINIGYLKNLEEGNFNFLPELYVRSFLKLYLQQLGGNWVDWLDEYDDIRARKKASEPVVVAETAAPEPAKRWSLRNQITAILDRLKPYLRQMRTVWIGLIALVIFVAVIAFIKTQSDEPVVRAQPEIVSVLPDTAISDTNQIAADSSQIVPAPKFLSLELKALEKTWLQIVVDDSLAKELTFESGANQRWQARERFKLRIGNAAGVRLYLNGQDLGKLGHAGEVVKFDLTEQGIQKSTL, encoded by the coding sequence TTGAGAGAACAGGACCTGATTGCCTTTGGCAATAAGCTGAAAAAGTTTCGAGAAGAACAAAAACTCGATTTGAAATCCATTGCCGAGCGGACCAAAATCAACATCGGCTATCTTAAGAATCTCGAAGAGGGGAATTTCAATTTTCTACCAGAACTTTACGTCAGAAGTTTTTTAAAACTGTATCTTCAACAATTGGGCGGAAATTGGGTGGATTGGCTAGACGAATATGATGACATTCGTGCTCGAAAAAAGGCGAGCGAACCTGTAGTGGTTGCTGAAACAGCAGCACCCGAACCAGCCAAACGCTGGAGCTTGCGGAACCAAATCACCGCAATTCTTGACAGATTGAAACCTTACCTGCGTCAAATGCGCACGGTTTGGATTGGGCTAATCGCCTTGGTTATATTCGTTGCCGTGATTGCATTCATCAAAACTCAAAGCGATGAACCAGTGGTTAGGGCTCAACCCGAAATTGTCAGCGTATTGCCTGATACGGCGATTAGCGATACGAATCAGATCGCAGCGGATAGTAGCCAAATTGTCCCAGCGCCAAAATTTTTAAGTTTAGAGCTAAAAGCTCTAGAGAAAACCTGGTTACAAATTGTAGTTGACGATAGCTTGGCAAAGGAACTTACTTTTGAAAGCGGTGCGAACCAGCGCTGGCAGGCCCGAGAGCGCTTCAAACTACGCATCGGTAATGCAGCCGGAGTTCGGCTGTACCTAAATGGCCAAGATCTGGGGAAGCTGGGACATGCTGGAGAAGTGGTTAAATTCGATTTAACCGAGCAAGGAATTCAAAAGAGCACACTATAA
- a CDS encoding thioredoxin family protein yields the protein MTGELTAQQLLDNLAAYRSGKVAYQPDPEALSALRSLGSDIQILVFLGTWCPDSEREVPRFLKIMELTKGGPISYQLIGLDRSKRDAFGLAEKYQIEFVPTFVVIQQDEEIGRIVESATVSLEQDLLEIIESGIGKK from the coding sequence ATGACTGGGGAATTAACGGCGCAACAATTATTAGATAATCTGGCAGCATATCGAAGCGGCAAGGTTGCGTATCAGCCCGATCCTGAGGCTCTCTCCGCGCTGCGTTCGCTCGGGTCCGACATTCAGATCCTCGTTTTTTTAGGGACGTGGTGTCCCGATTCGGAGCGGGAAGTCCCACGATTTCTCAAAATTATGGAATTGACAAAAGGTGGGCCAATTAGCTATCAGCTCATCGGATTGGATCGCTCGAAACGAGATGCTTTCGGGCTTGCCGAAAAATATCAGATTGAATTTGTGCCCACATTTGTGGTAATTCAACAAGATGAAGAGATCGGGCGCATTGTCGAATCAGCAACAGTAAGCTTAGAGCAGGATCTGTTAGAAATCATTGAATCTGGAATTGGGAAGAAATAA